GTCCGCAACCAGCCGGCGTACATCGAGCGGCTCAAGCGGGCCGGCCACCAGGTGCACGTGTGGACCGTGAACGAGCCGGAGGACGTCGACCTCTGCGTCGAGCTGGGCGTCGACGCCATCATCACCAACCGGCCGCGGGCGGTGCTGCGCCAACTCGACCGTTGACGGTGTGTCACTGGTAAAGACCTGTGAAGAACTCTTGACCCTTCCACCCCTTTGGCACCATCCTCCGTTTCCGGACACCGTCGAAAACCAGCCACACGACTACAGGGAGTGCTCCGGCGCGTTCGGTCCGTATTCGATCGTTTCGAATGCGTCACCGCGCGTGCATTGGCCGGTTTCCGGTACAGGCCAATGGGGCATCCACACCGTGGCGTGGGGCAAAGGAGGTCTCGGGGGTGGCGTTGGTGGTGGCACAGGAGGTGCCCACGTCGTCGAGCATGGCCGTACCCCATGGCCCTGCGGGCGTGGGGGAGGCGAGACACCGTATGCGCGAGCAGCTGCGCAGGGGCGGCGTCTCGGAGGCGGTCATCGACGATGCCGTACTGATTCTTTCCGAGCTCTTGAGCAATGCGTGCAAACACGGTCGGCCCCTGGGCGACGCCCTGGCCGGGGACGGTGACGTCCGCGCGGCCTGGCGCGTCGACCGCGGCGGCCGGCTCACGGTGGAGGTCACGGACGGTGGCGGGCCCACCCGCCCGGCTCCGGCCACACCCTCGGTCACCGCGCACGGCGGCCGCGGCCTGAACATCATCACCGCGCTGGCCGACGACTGGGGCGTCCGGGACGACGCTCGCGGCGAGGTCACCGTCTGGGTCGTGGTCCACGAGGACGTTCATGATCCCGATGCCGGGCACCGCCGCGACGACTTCGCTACGCGCGTCACAGCGCCGACGGTGTCCCGGATCCCGGCGATGCCGAGCCTGGACTTCGCGGACGCGTTCGACGACCTGGACTAGCCCGGCCACCACCGGCGGCGCAGCCCCGGCCCGGCGTGCTCGTCCACAGGGCCCGTCATCCATGGCGTGAACGGCTAGGCTCCCGCCGTACAGACGAGCCGTAACCGGGAGACACCCACGATGGCCAAGAAGCGACCCCCCACCAAGGCCAAGCGGCCTCAGATCACCGGCGGAGCCCGCGTCGCAGTCGCTGACGGGGACGTTCCGGTCGTCGGCGCGCGCGAGCCCTGCCCCTGCGGCAGCGGCCGCCGTTACAAGGCCTGCCACGGAAGGGCCGCCGCGCAGGCGGTGACCGAGCTGGTGCAGCGCCCCTTCGAGGGTCTGCCCGGGGAGTGCGACTGGGTGGCGCTGCGCGAGCTGGTGCCCGCGGCCACGGTCGAGCTGCCCCTGAAGGACGGTCTCCCCGAGGGCGTCCCGTCGGTCACCCTCGCCACGGTGCTGCCGATGGCCTGGCCGGCGCTGCGCCGCGACGACGGCTCGGTCCTGCTCGGCCTGCAGAACGACACGGCCTCGGGCGACATCAGCCGCGACCTCGCCGACACCCTCCAGCGCGCGCTGGCCGCCGAGCCGGGCACCCCGGTCGAGGGGCGGCGCGCTCCCGCGGAGGGCCCGCGACTGCAGGACCTGCTCGATTCCGAAGGCGCGTTCGAGCCAGTTGTGCACGAGGGTTTCGAGTTCTGGGTGCCGGACGCGGAGAACGCCACGCCCGAGGTGGCCGCCTCCCTGGAGCGGGCCAACGCCGCGGCGATCCCGACCGTGAAGCTGTCCGGCGTGGACGCGGCGTACTGGTGCCGTACACCGGACAAGAACCACCTGCGGTGGGTCATGCCGCATCCGGAGGAGCGGCTTCTGGACGCCCTCGCGCGCCTGCACGCGGCGGGCCGCTCGCACCTCGGTGAAGGCACCCGCCTCGTGGGTTCCTTCCGGGCTCACGGGCTCATCGTGCCGGTCTGGGACCTGCCGAGCCCGGTCACGGCGGAGGACATCGAGAAGCCGGCCGCCGAGTTCGCCGAGCGCCTCGCGGCAGCCCTCGCCTCGGACGCGCCGCTGACCGCCGACGAGCGTCGCGCGCGCGGCGGTCTCACCAACCGGCAGGTCACGCTCAGTTGACGGGCCGTGACGACATCGGGCTCGGCTGACCGACCGGTCAGCCGAGCCGTCTCGTCCGCATGTGGTGGCTCCGCCCACAAGTCCCGTGGGGATCAAGCAATTACGTGACCGGAAAGCCCGGATCGAATTTGCGAACCGCCGATCTCTTGTTACCGTTCCAGTAGCCCGGTTGCTGGTGCATCCCCCGTCGCCAGCAACCGGGTCTTTTCATGCCCGCGGCTCCCTTACGGAACGACCTCCTCCGTCAACTGTCCATCCTGGGCTCGGAGTTGCTCCCCGACCGCAGCAGCAGCGGCCCGCTCGCGCGCTTCGCCGCGAACTCCGCGACGGCCGAGTAGGCGTCCGGCGTCCCCCGGGTCCGCTCCCGGGGCGTCTCGCACATCCCCGGCTCGTCCTCGGCGCCGACCGCACAGCTCGTCTGCACCGTGTGTCCGCCGGGCCCCATGACACTCAGTACGGCGTCCAGGGCGTCGCCCGTGGTGTTGCGGTAGTAGGTGCGCGCCCAGGTGCCCTCACCCTGGGTGAGTACACAGGTCTGCGCCTCGATGCCGTCCGGCGAGGTGAGGGAGGGGCCGCAGCGGGCGGCGGTGGCCAGGCCCAGACCGAGCAGCAGGGGAGAGCCGGTGGGTTGCGCGGAGGGCGCCTTGGCGTCACCCGTGGGCGGCGAGGAGTGAACGGGCCGCCGCGCGGGGGCCCGTACGACGGCACTGCCCTTGTCGCCCGCCGGCCCCGCCGACGCCACGGCCAGCGGCAGCACGACCGCCGCCACCACGACGCCCGCCAGGGCGAGCAGGCGGATCCTTCGGGGGTCTCGCCCGCTGCGGAGCGGCTGTGGGGCCCTGTGTCCCCCGGAATGACGCGGCATAAGGCGGAAGATAACGACCACGCGCGCGCGTGCCGCCCCGCGCGCGCCGGACACCCCTACAACTCGGGCGCGCTCACACCCGTACGAGTGAGGACCTCGACCGCGGCGTCGGCCACGGGCTCGACGTCGGGGACCCAGGGGGAGGCGGAGCCGGGGAGCGGCGCGCGCTCCCAGCGGATGTCGCCCTCGCCGGTCTCCGTCGGGGGCAGGGCGATGTAGCCGCCCTCGCCGTGGAAGCGCAGGGAGCCGGGGACGCAGTCCTTGGCGTAGAGCAGTTCGCCCAACTGCTCCAGCGTGTACGGCTTCACGAGGATCGCCCAGCGACTGGGCGAGGCCACGACCGGGCCGAGTCGCATGCCCATGCGGTCGAGGGCGGCGAGGGTGTGCGCGGCGGCCAGGGCCGGCAGGCTGACCGCGCAGGGCGCCTTGCCGCCGGTGGCCAGGATGATCGGCGCGGTGGGCCGGTTGGTCCACCACCAGCGCACCATGCGCGGGTCGGTGGTGGCCGCGAGGAGGCCGGGGTCGAAGGGATGCGCGCCGGGCACCGTGCACTCCGGGTCCGGGCAGGCGCAGCGGGAACGCCCCCGCGGGTCCGCTGCCACGCCCGGGAGTACGGGCCACTGCCATGTGGTCGCGCAGGTCAGGGCCGCGCTGATCAACTCAGGCCTTCCGTCGCTGCGCTGGGACAGGAGCCTGCGTCGCCTTCCGAGGATCTCGCGCATGAGCGCTCGTTCCTTTCCGTTGCACCGCTGGCAACACCGTGGGTCACATCACACCATGTGTCGATCACTTCACTGTGCGTACCTGTTGGCGCATCACACCCCTGCCGAAGGCAAGGGGAACCCCTATGGGCCGAGCATTGGCTGCTTCCGTGGCAGCCGCGCCACCCATACTGCGTCTATCAAAAGCATGGGCCTGGCGGGGGGTGGCGAAGTCTGGCGTTTTGCCGTTACGCGTATTTCTCTTCGCCTCCGCCACGGGAGGATGGGGCACGGTCGTCGGTGGATAGGACGCCCGGTTCGGTCACCAGGTTCCGGGTGGCTGTCAACCACCCCTGGCCTTCTCCGAGTACGTACCCATCACGACCGCTGTGACGCTCTGTGGAGCAAGCCCAGTCGACCGCAATACCCCGTTACCCGAGGCTGTTTTAGGCCAACTTCGCTTAATGGCCCACCCTACTCCGGTTACCCACGGACACCAGGAATCCCGGCAGGACAATGCTGGACATCCCCTCACGAGTGCGTGTACATGTGGAGACACTGCTAGCGGCGCAGAATGACATGGGGGTTTGCGATGCTTTTGAGCAATAC
The sequence above is drawn from the Streptomyces sp. SLBN-31 genome and encodes:
- a CDS encoding bifunctional DNA primase/polymerase, which produces MREILGRRRRLLSQRSDGRPELISAALTCATTWQWPVLPGVAADPRGRSRCACPDPECTVPGAHPFDPGLLAATTDPRMVRWWWTNRPTAPIILATGGKAPCAVSLPALAAAHTLAALDRMGMRLGPVVASPSRWAILVKPYTLEQLGELLYAKDCVPGSLRFHGEGGYIALPPTETGEGDIRWERAPLPGSASPWVPDVEPVADAAVEVLTRTGVSAPEL
- a CDS encoding ATP-binding protein, whose product is MRHRACIGRFPVQANGASTPWRGAKEVSGVALVVAQEVPTSSSMAVPHGPAGVGEARHRMREQLRRGGVSEAVIDDAVLILSELLSNACKHGRPLGDALAGDGDVRAAWRVDRGGRLTVEVTDGGGPTRPAPATPSVTAHGGRGLNIITALADDWGVRDDARGEVTVWVVVHEDVHDPDAGHRRDDFATRVTAPTVSRIPAMPSLDFADAFDDLD
- a CDS encoding DUF5926 family protein, with protein sequence MAKKRPPTKAKRPQITGGARVAVADGDVPVVGAREPCPCGSGRRYKACHGRAAAQAVTELVQRPFEGLPGECDWVALRELVPAATVELPLKDGLPEGVPSVTLATVLPMAWPALRRDDGSVLLGLQNDTASGDISRDLADTLQRALAAEPGTPVEGRRAPAEGPRLQDLLDSEGAFEPVVHEGFEFWVPDAENATPEVAASLERANAAAIPTVKLSGVDAAYWCRTPDKNHLRWVMPHPEERLLDALARLHAAGRSHLGEGTRLVGSFRAHGLIVPVWDLPSPVTAEDIEKPAAEFAERLAAALASDAPLTADERRARGGLTNRQVTLS